The sequence ATTTACTTCTCGAGTAGGAATTGCTTTCCATCAATATTTAGAGATTATGTTTGGAAAATATCACATCAATATTTCCCCTACTACGCAGAGGCGGATCGAGAATTTCAAGATGATGATTGCACTATTATGAAGAGGTGGATCTAGAATTTACATTTGACGTGTTTTTAAGGGATCTTTATATAAATAGCCGGTCATATTCATTGTTACATAGTTTATAcgttgattatacataattatacacatataatatataaattatgcatatattatatttccaccagctatttttagtttaagcgattGGGTGGGTGtcatttgggttaattcttctttaaaattatttttgaaattttagtgattttcacatatatatatatatatatatatatatatatatatctatatatatatataaataagacCATCCAGAGTGGGATTTGAACTACCAATTTCACATGTAAAGGTGCACTCAATAATTATTCCACCATAGGAGTTTTTGAGTATGGACGCACatatttaagtaatttttaagaaatataatattattgtacaTAATTTAGGGAGAGGATcacgggttcacgtgaacccatattTCTTAACATAGATATGCCCTTGCTGCTGCGTAGCGAAATGATGGAATGAATGGTATTCTTTTGCCCTTATACAGACGTCTCAGATTCTGAACCCTGAGAATAAAAAAATTCTTGCAGAAAGCGTTTTCCCCTTAAATAACATTATTCTGCGCGAATCTGAATTAGTCAGACTAATAGGTTCCGCATACAAGATggttaaaccaaaaaaaaatctcTTTCCCTAAAAGGAAATAGgaacaaaatagaaaaaagaaaagagctcTATTTTAGAAATGAAACTTGATTACCTACCACCACTTTTCTGCTTAAGGAAAGCTTCAAAAAGCAAAGTCCAGATAAGTGTAGGACAACTTAGCCTTTATTCCCTAGAATTTGTCTGGTTTAGTCTAATTTcacttattttttatattaatatttcttGTACTcacatttttttaattatttctttataATTTTGTTCCACTAAAGACAAATTTCAAGAATATGTTACAGCTAAACCATACAAATTAGTAAGCACAAAAGAAGAGTGTGAAGCATATAAAGATTTTGTTCCATATAATCATTACTATCTTTTTTAAAGTTGAGTAGTTAAACTAGGAAAAAGAATGTGGAATTGCATTAAAGTTTCAAATAAATggaaatattatatttaaaaaaaatataagatattaataataaaaatggagGGAATTAAAAACAGCTAAGCTGGTTTTGATTTGTTATTTTCTGAGGTTTGCTTCAAAAGAAGGTTAAGTCCATCCTCTCAATTTATTTATAAGTAATGGACTCTTTAAATAGCTATAATTACACAAGTTTCTCATTCACTACTTAAATATTATCATAGTCATTGCTTCTTTCTTAGCACTATAGTTAAAAGTTATAGCaacagaagagaaaaagaaagaaagaaatgtcAGGAATATATGAACTTGGGATTGAAGAATTTTTTCTAGCTCATCCTGATCCTGTTATTTTGGAAATCAATAATTTGCAGAACCAACTCAAAGGTTAAAAACTACTTTTAGTTTTCACTTTCTGTGTTTCTTGATTATGATGCTATCTGGTGCATGAAAGGGAGCTTTGGCGTAATGTTGTTGCCATGcgaccaggaggtcatgggttcgagccgtggaaacagcctcttgcagaattgcagggtaaggctgtgtacaatagacccttgtggtatGGCTCTTCCCCGAACCccgtgcatagcgggagcttagtgcaccgggctgtccTTTGATGCTAGCTGGTGTATGTATTCCTATTGCTATGACAGAATTGTGCCTTCAATAGAAGTGTTAGAAGTTGCTATATTGTCTTACTTACTGTTCATTTTGAAGAATCTTCTTTTCTCATAATCTAACATGCTTCAGTGATGAATAAAAAGGGTagcctggtgcactaagctcctgctatgcgAGGGTACGGGATGGGTCGAACTTCATTGGGTCTTATGTACGTagtcttaccttgcatttctTTAAGAGGTTTTTCCGCTGTTTAAACtctgacctcctggtcacatggcggCAACTTTTACCGTTGTGTCAAGGCTCCCCTTTATGCTTTAGTGATGTATGTTATCAAATTTCACGTTCATAGTTGTGTTGGTGAGTAACAATAGTTGCTAGTGGAGTTCACAAGTTTATGTTTTCATGCTGTTGATTATTTGATTTTCATGTTAGAGCACAGACATTCAAGATTTTGAACCAATGACAACTACATAAAACAATCCAAGAGTTGGGTAGTTGTCTAAGTTTGTTGTGGTTCTGTCTGTCCAGCTTGTCTTAGCATAGGCCAAACAATAATTCAATGATCTGCAGTTTTTAGACAGTTACTAGTATAGCCTTAAACCTCTAATTTCCACTGCATAAAAGTTTGCCTATAACACACTGCACTAATAGAAAGGGcagctcggtgcactaagctcccgctatgcgcgtgGTCTGGGGAAGGGctggaccacaagagtctattgtaccttaccctacatttctgcaagaggttatttccacggctcgaacctgtgacctcctggtcacatagcagcaactttaccagttatgccAAGGCTCTCCTTCACTGCACTGATATAAGAGCAAAATTTAGTTATTGAATTTCAATTCTTGATGTGAATTTCGTTAGAGAAGGATCGCGAACTAGGAGCAGCTCAAAGTGAAATTAAGGCTCTGAAAGCAACAGAAGTGCTCAAAGACAAGGCTCTTGAAGAGGTACTCTTAAAAGAAGACCTTCATAAAAATGCATTTACTTGTTATTCTTGAGCTATTACTATATTGTATTGATAATCCAATTCCTATTTTCTACAGCTTGGAAATGAATTTCAGAGATTGGAGGGAAAGCTGAAAATCAACGAAATGCTTCTTGAACAAAAGGTATGACATTTAATTGTTTTTGAATCGCGTGCTATTCAAAAGCAACCATTTCCTTACGTAAAAGGGCATACAAATTATTGGCTATAACTGCAACTGCAGAATCTTGATATCAAACGACTCGCTAATGAGAAGAAAGAAGCACTGGCTGCACAATATGCTGCTGAAGCAACACTTAGAAGAGTATATGCAGATCAGAAAGACGATGATGCACCTCCCCTCGAGTCCATTATTGCTCCTCTCGAGGCAGAGATTAAGATGTATAAGAATGAGGTACTTTAAAATGATAAACTCATTCCAGGCATGGGCGTAGCCAGGGCTGAACCCCTTTCGCCTGAAAATTACATTATATATACTTTGGCAAAATagatttttatgtatatatattaaatgttgAATCCCCTAGACTTGTTCGTAtatttacttctttatattttgaatctccttaCTGAAATTCCTGGCTCCGCCACATCTCCAGGtacttcattttcttcaattttttggtGGCAATAACTTTTTTTCTCTATCCCTTTTTCAGATTGCAGCATTACAGGAGGATAAAAGGTCATTGGATCGACACACTAAGTCGAAAGAAGCAGCTTTGCTTGAAGCAGAAATGATACTAAAAAGTGCTTTAGAAAGGGCATTAATAGTagaggagattcaaaatcagaaCTTTGAGCTTAGAAGACAGATTGAAATCTTCCAGGTAGGAATTTTAACCAATTCCATTTTGTAAAAACCAGATTGGTATATGGCCTAACATGAATTTCTCTATTCAGGAGGAAACCAAAATACTTGATAAGACGAACCGTCAAAAGATTCTTGAGGTGGAAAAACTTAGCCAAACCATTATAGAGCTTGAGGAGGCAATTCTTGCTGGAGGAGCAGCAGCTAATAGACTTCGCGACTACAAACGACAAATTTCTGAATTACAAGTAAAAAACATGCACACATATTTGGTAATACAACTCGTCGACTCAGTTATAGATCATAAGACATGAGTTTTTTTCAAACTTGTAGGAGGAAAAGAGGACATTGGAAAGGGAACTAGCAAGAGTTAAGGTTTCAGCAAACCGAGTAGCAACTGTCGTGGCAAACGAATGGAAAGATGAGAATGACAAAGTTATGCCTGTAAAACAGTGGCTAGAAGAGAGAAGGCTGTTGCAGGTCATTAAACCataacatccaaatgcaaatgaATAACATTTAAAACTCATCTATTACATTTCTTGAAATAGTTTTCGCCTTGGCATTGCAGGCTGAGATGCAACGACTGAAAGACAAATTAACTATATCAGAGAGAACAGTCAAGGCAGAAGCACAACTAAAGGTGAGCTTATTCATTGAAATTAACCTGATGTGTTTTATCCTCATTCTGTCAATGTTTTGCTATAGGATAAGCTGAAACTGAGACTCAAGACACTCGAAGAAGGCTTGAAACAAGCGTTCAACGTCTCTGTCAATCCCAATAGAAACCATGgatccacaaaaattcaaaagacCAAACATTTTTTTGGTGTTCTGTCAAACAATACCGGAGTAAAGAAGAGATCGACATCACAACCAAGGGTATCCACCATTAGCCGAATCACTAAGCAGGAAAATACGGATCAAAGAAGCGATGATACTTCTGGAGAAATGAAGCAAGTCATTGGTCTGAAAAAGAAGAGCTTATGGGATTCTCGAGATAAGAACGTTGAGAGTGTTGGAAAAGAAAATGCAGAAATGAATAGCAAAGAAATCACACACACACAGAAAATCAAGAATCCAGGAGATGACGAAGAAGAAAACAAGACTAGTCGAAGCATGGAGAGCGATAACGATGATATAGTATCAGGTTTTTTGTATGACAGGCTACAGAAAGAGGTTATCTGTTTGAGGAAATTTTGTGAGACAAAGGTATCTGCTTTGAATACTAAAGATGAAGAAATTAAGGTGAAGTCTTACCATAAACAAAACTCTCTTGCATTTTTTTATCATAAAGTCCTTACACACACTTTATCATCTTCCTTTTATCATTTATCAATCTGTTTGGTGTTTTCAGATGCTAACTAAGAAAATCGAGACGCTGTCAAAAGCTATAGAAGTCgaagcaagaaaaagaaaagttaagCAACAAGGTCAGTGAAAACATCTTGAAGATTCATGTAAAAAAGCAGAAAAAGTGATCTTGGTTCATCAGTCTTGACTCTTGCATTTATTGTATATAGAAAAAGGTGACAGTAATCACAGGAATAAAGATCCAAAATTCATTTGTAATTTGTAGAGTGAGTGACTAACTCTGTCACAACTAGATGGTAATTCTTTTGTTTTGGTTTCTTACTTTTCCCCCATTGTCCAGGTCCTTGTACAGTTATTTTCAGCTTTAGATTCAGATGAATAAGAATAATTGAAAGTTTGATCTTTTTTGTTAATACCCACAACCCCTACAGCAGAGTGCTTCTTGTTTTCTCCTACGTTGTTCGGACTCCCCGAAAATGTCTCTAAATgcatgtcggatcctccaaaataGAGTATTTTTTGAGGATCCGATACGGCAACACTATTGCGGCAGCATTTTGAAGAGTCCGCGCAACACATATTTTCTCCAATAACTATACAATTATGTCATCATATTAAAAATGATCTCCATTCCAGACTTCTCCCTTTCCAAAATAATGTGGCGAAATCAAGAAACAGAACTTAGTCAACTTTGCACCTataataaaagggaaaaaagaagcaGCTCTCATCTTCTTGTTATAACAACTCTATAACCTACTAGTCAGGGATGTGGTGGGATCGACATGATCCTTCCATCTTAACCGGAGGTCTCGAGTTCAAGCCCTGAATTAGAAAATTCCTGGTAAATAGAACTTTCCCCTTAAATAGTCGGGCTAGTAAATTCCGGATGCCAGATggttgacaaaaaaaaaaaactctataACTCCACTAGTCAGAAAAAAAACTCTATAACTCCACTAGTCAGGGATGTGGTGGGATCGACATGATCCTTCCATCCTTAACCAGTGGTCTCGAGTTCACTCCGTGAAATAAGAAATAGAACTTTCCCCTTAAATTAGCCGGGCTAGTAGATTTCGGATACCAGATGGTTGTAAAAAGAAAAACTCTATAACTCTGGAATAGTAGCTAAAGAAGGCTTCCACCTTTTACAATCATCTCTTACTCTTAAAGATTGAATTGGGATTTGTCCACATTGGAGCTGTTTTACATTATTCACAAGCAGCTCTAACTGTTGTTTTGTCAGGACAATCTTGATTCTCTGGTTCTTGCAACTATTATCACTCATGTCATTAGATAGACATCTAGGTGAATGGAATTGCTGGTTGAAATGTTGAATAACATAATACATCTCTTTATCAGATCTTAGCTTTTGTTCATTGGCTAAATCTTTTACATCTTCATTTTCTTGATTTAGAGATGAAGAAAATAATGTATCAATACAATTCCCCATGATTAATTGCAAGGAAAAGTTATGATTTATGACCTAAACCATCTCTATTTATAGTGCTGCTACAGCAATATTGATACTAGAGGTGTTAAATGGGTGGTTTGGGATGATTTTGGGCGGGTGAAAACGGGTTGAGTCAATAAACGAGCGGGTCAATGACTCGCCCAAAAATAACTTGGGTTGAGATGGACTGAGTCAAGTTGGGCTAAAATTTGGGTAatagcccaatctgtccaactctTATCAAGCTTTAATTAACatgtattattttcttatgaattatttaattatcaaataagtttttttttattttgtaataatcatatataaaatatcaaataaaaaaattacttttaaaataatttagcATAGTTATTCATGGCTGAATTTGGACTAAAAATAAGCCCAAATTTTGATGGGTTGAAATGAGTTATATGAAGATAGGCTAAATTCAACAAATGGTCGGATCAATGACCAACCCAACCTTGGAAGAGTTGGGTGGGTCAAATGAGTCTGTGATCAAATTGCCCCCCTAATTAATACCATGTCCAAGACAAAGAAACGTGCATGCCACCTTTAAgaccttccctttttttttctagcAAAAGCAACgtttattatttaaaattctgcaatcatgcatattttaatttcaagaaaatgaaagaGTGAAGTATTATATGGAAAAAGAACTCATAAAGAAGCTCTTGAGCTATTTTAAGGAACTCTTTTAGTTTCATTCTGTCAAATAagagttgtatatatatatatatatataatactccAATAAGCCTTTCCTAAGTCAGAGCCTGCATCATTTTCTGTATGTTTTACCTAATGAGAATGCAATAGTCACACAATGTC is a genomic window of Nicotiana tabacum cultivar K326 chromosome 16, ASM71507v2, whole genome shotgun sequence containing:
- the LOC107776995 gene encoding microtubule-associated protein 70-5-like isoform X1, whose amino-acid sequence is MSGIYELGIEEFFLAHPDPVILEINNLQNQLKEKDRELGAAQSEIKALKATEVLKDKALEELGNEFQRLEGKLKINEMLLEQKNLDIKRLANEKKEALAAQYAAEATLRRVYADQKDDDAPPLESIIAPLEAEIKMYKNEIAALQEDKRSLDRHTKSKEAALLEAEMILKSALERALIVEEIQNQNFELRRQIEIFQEETKILDKTNRQKILEVEKLSQTIIELEEAILAGGAAANRLRDYKRQISELQEEKRTLERELARVKVSANRVATVVANEWKDENDKVMPVKQWLEERRLLQAEMQRLKDKLTISERTVKAEAQLKDKLKLRLKTLEEGLKQAFNVSVNPNRNHGSTKIQKTKHFFGVLSNNTGVKKRSTSQPRVSTISRITKQENTDQRSDDTSGEMKQVIGLKKKSLWDSRDKNVESVGKENAEMNSKEITHTQKIKNPGDDEEENKTSRSMESDNDDIVSGFLYDRLQKEVICLRKFCETKVSALNTKDEEIKMLTKKIETLSKAIEVEARKRKVKQQGQ
- the LOC107776995 gene encoding microtubule-associated protein 70-5-like isoform X2, producing the protein MLLEQKNLDIKRLANEKKEALAAQYAAEATLRRVYADQKDDDAPPLESIIAPLEAEIKMYKNEIAALQEDKRSLDRHTKSKEAALLEAEMILKSALERALIVEEIQNQNFELRRQIEIFQEETKILDKTNRQKILEVEKLSQTIIELEEAILAGGAAANRLRDYKRQISELQEEKRTLERELARVKVSANRVATVVANEWKDENDKVMPVKQWLEERRLLQAEMQRLKDKLTISERTVKAEAQLKDKLKLRLKTLEEGLKQAFNVSVNPNRNHGSTKIQKTKHFFGVLSNNTGVKKRSTSQPRVSTISRITKQENTDQRSDDTSGEMKQVIGLKKKSLWDSRDKNVESVGKENAEMNSKEITHTQKIKNPGDDEEENKTSRSMESDNDDIVSGFLYDRLQKEVICLRKFCETKVSALNTKDEEIKMLTKKIETLSKAIEVEARKRKVKQQGQ